A genomic stretch from Desulfatitalea tepidiphila includes:
- a CDS encoding glutamate-5-semialdehyde dehydrogenase: MDIQEVARQAKAAAIGMAALDGTVKNNALKAIVEALAAHRHAIVAANQEDVDQAEKEGLAAPLLKRLRFGEDKIKEACTGLESLIQLEDPVGVTLSALELDEGLELYKVSRPIGVIGVIFESRPDALVQISSLCLKSGNAVLLKGGSEAARTNRILADTIGEATAEAGLPAGWLGLLETRADVTDMLALDDFIDLIIPRGSNAFVRHIMDNTHIPVLGHADGICHVYIDREADLQQAIRITVDSKCQYVAVCNAAETILVHEAVAEQVLPALQKALTAKNVEIRGCDTTRRIIDVKAANEADWATEYLDLIVSVRVVPSLNAGVEHINRYGSGHTDVIVTRDRQRAVWFMDHVDSADVFWNASSRFSDGYRFGLGAEVGISTNKIHARGPMGMEGLLIYQWRLMGDGHIVADYAGDHPKPFTHRKLKKRFNR, translated from the coding sequence ATGGATATTCAGGAAGTCGCCCGACAAGCCAAGGCCGCGGCCATCGGTATGGCGGCGCTCGATGGAACGGTCAAGAACAATGCGCTCAAGGCCATCGTCGAGGCGTTGGCGGCACATCGCCACGCCATTGTCGCCGCCAACCAGGAAGATGTGGACCAGGCTGAGAAAGAGGGGCTGGCCGCACCACTGCTCAAGCGATTGCGTTTTGGTGAAGATAAAATCAAGGAAGCCTGCACCGGACTGGAGAGCCTGATTCAACTGGAGGACCCGGTGGGCGTCACACTCAGCGCCCTCGAATTGGATGAAGGGCTGGAACTCTACAAGGTCAGCCGGCCCATCGGCGTCATCGGTGTCATCTTCGAATCGCGACCCGATGCACTGGTGCAGATCTCGTCCCTCTGCCTCAAGAGCGGCAACGCCGTGCTGCTCAAGGGCGGCAGCGAAGCGGCCCGCACCAACCGCATTCTGGCCGACACCATTGGCGAAGCCACTGCGGAGGCCGGTCTGCCGGCCGGTTGGCTGGGCCTGCTGGAAACCCGTGCGGACGTCACCGACATGCTGGCCCTGGATGATTTTATCGATCTGATCATCCCCCGCGGCAGCAACGCCTTCGTACGCCACATCATGGACAACACGCATATCCCGGTGCTCGGACATGCGGACGGCATCTGCCACGTTTACATCGACAGGGAGGCTGACCTGCAGCAGGCGATCCGCATCACCGTGGACAGCAAATGCCAATACGTAGCCGTCTGCAATGCGGCCGAAACCATCCTGGTTCACGAGGCCGTGGCCGAACAGGTGCTGCCGGCCCTTCAAAAAGCCTTGACGGCGAAAAATGTCGAAATCCGGGGTTGCGACACCACCCGCCGCATCATCGACGTCAAAGCGGCGAACGAGGCCGACTGGGCCACGGAATACCTGGATCTGATCGTCTCCGTCCGGGTTGTGCCCAGCCTGAACGCAGGGGTCGAACACATCAACCGCTATGGATCGGGCCACACGGATGTCATCGTCACCCGCGACCGGCAACGTGCGGTGTGGTTCATGGATCACGTAGACTCGGCCGATGTCTTCTGGAACGCCAGCAGTCGTTTCAGCGACGGTTACCGCTTCGGCCTGGGCGCCGAAGTGGGCATCAGCACCAACAAAATTCACGCCCGCGGCCCCATGGGCATGGAAGGCCTGCTGATCTACCAGTGGCGGCTCATGGGCGACGGTCACATCGTCGCCGATTATGCCGGCGACCACCCGAAACCCTTCACCCACAGGAAATTGAAAAAACGGTTCAACCGTTGA
- a CDS encoding 4Fe-4S dicluster domain-containing protein, which yields MKWTPEAEAAIQKVPFFVRKRVRARVAEEARQTGKSIVTLAEVKASQKRFLSGMAAEVKGYQFDVCFGPSGCPHQIGTSEALAERIEQVLKSADLLAFLKSKGIANLKFHHELRVTMAHCPNACSQPQIKDIGIIAAALPAIGDEACSGCEACVTTCREAAIRLGPDGAQPVLSDDRCVACGQCIAVCPTGTLIKASSGFRVQLGGKLGRHPQLAMELPGIYPETAVIDVVADCIDIYKAKSRHGERFGELITTQDIEQLARRYAEVNLAPGKRF from the coding sequence ATGAAGTGGACTCCAGAGGCCGAAGCGGCCATTCAGAAAGTGCCCTTCTTCGTAAGAAAACGCGTTCGCGCGCGTGTGGCGGAAGAGGCGCGCCAAACCGGCAAATCCATTGTCACTCTGGCCGAAGTGAAGGCCAGCCAGAAGCGTTTTCTGTCCGGCATGGCCGCCGAAGTCAAAGGCTACCAGTTCGACGTCTGCTTCGGACCGTCGGGGTGCCCGCACCAGATCGGGACGTCCGAGGCCCTGGCCGAGCGGATCGAGCAGGTGCTGAAATCGGCCGATCTGCTCGCCTTTTTGAAATCCAAAGGCATCGCGAATCTCAAGTTCCACCATGAACTGCGCGTGACCATGGCTCACTGTCCCAACGCCTGTTCCCAACCCCAGATCAAGGATATCGGCATCATCGCGGCCGCCCTGCCCGCCATCGGAGACGAGGCGTGCAGCGGATGCGAGGCATGCGTCACCACATGCCGCGAGGCGGCCATTCGTCTGGGGCCGGACGGCGCCCAACCCGTCCTGTCGGACGACCGCTGTGTGGCCTGCGGCCAATGCATCGCGGTCTGCCCCACCGGTACCCTGATCAAGGCCTCCAGTGGGTTCCGTGTACAACTGGGCGGCAAACTGGGCCGCCATCCCCAGTTGGCCATGGAGCTGCCCGGCATCTACCCCGAAACGGCCGTCATCGATGTCGTCGCCGACTGCATCGACATTTACAAAGCCAAGTCCCGGCATGGCGAACGCTTCGGCGAATTGATCACGACCCAGGACATAGAGCAACTGGCCCGACGTTATGCGGAGGTCAATCTGGCACCGGGAAAAAGATTCTGA
- a CDS encoding acyl-CoA dehydrogenase family protein — protein MLDFRLTPEQEELREKARRFAREEVLPVAAYYDGIDQTPLPVIQTAYDAGIINLNIPKQYGGQGLGLLEATLVVEEIAAACAGTATSLFDNSLGMEPLLLSDNEALKEKYLPRVAHEFKKICFATSEPTMGSDVSGIRCRAEEDGDDYILNGTKYWITNGGLADYASVFATIDPKSKHKGICAFLVEMDWPGVTVGRPIPKMGQRCSNTVGIHFKDVRVPKANVLAPPGKGFVLAMKTFARTRPTIGAFGVGAARSAMEFAIDYAKRRQAFGMPISGFQGIQFKLAEMYQKVETARLLTWRSAWESDQGLDANISASIAKMYATESALEVADEALQVFAGYGYTKMFPVEKILRDVRLLRIYEGTSEVQRVVLAGYLLGSYEPVMPALEDLPIHREQNPLEAEEGQKVWRCRMCGYIHYGDEAPEACPYCFFPQSAFKEVGAANQQS, from the coding sequence ATGCTCGACTTTCGCCTGACCCCCGAACAGGAAGAACTTCGCGAGAAGGCCCGCCGGTTTGCCCGGGAAGAGGTGCTGCCGGTGGCCGCCTATTATGACGGCATCGACCAGACCCCCTTGCCTGTGATTCAAACAGCCTATGACGCCGGCATTATCAATCTGAACATCCCCAAGCAGTACGGTGGGCAGGGACTGGGACTGCTCGAGGCCACCCTGGTGGTCGAAGAGATCGCCGCCGCCTGCGCCGGTACGGCCACGTCGCTCTTCGATAACTCCCTGGGCATGGAACCGCTCCTGCTCTCGGACAACGAGGCCCTCAAGGAGAAATACCTGCCCCGGGTGGCCCATGAGTTCAAAAAGATCTGTTTTGCCACCTCCGAGCCCACCATGGGATCGGACGTCTCCGGTATCCGCTGCCGGGCCGAGGAGGATGGCGACGACTATATTCTCAACGGCACCAAATACTGGATCACCAATGGCGGCCTGGCCGACTACGCATCGGTGTTCGCAACGATCGATCCAAAATCCAAACACAAAGGCATCTGCGCATTCCTGGTAGAGATGGACTGGCCCGGGGTGACCGTGGGCCGTCCCATTCCCAAAATGGGGCAGCGCTGTTCCAACACCGTGGGCATCCACTTCAAAGACGTGCGCGTGCCCAAAGCCAACGTGCTGGCCCCCCCGGGCAAGGGGTTCGTGCTGGCCATGAAGACCTTTGCCCGAACCCGGCCCACCATCGGTGCTTTCGGCGTGGGCGCCGCCCGATCGGCGATGGAATTCGCCATTGACTATGCCAAGCGGCGCCAAGCCTTCGGCATGCCCATCAGTGGTTTTCAGGGCATCCAGTTCAAGCTTGCCGAAATGTACCAGAAAGTCGAAACCGCCCGGTTGCTCACCTGGCGATCGGCCTGGGAGTCGGACCAGGGGCTGGACGCCAACATCAGCGCATCGATCGCAAAAATGTACGCCACCGAATCGGCCCTGGAAGTGGCCGACGAAGCCCTGCAGGTGTTTGCAGGCTACGGCTACACCAAGATGTTTCCGGTGGAAAAAATCCTCCGGGACGTCCGCCTGCTGCGCATTTACGAAGGCACCAGCGAGGTCCAGCGGGTGGTACTGGCCGGCTACCTGCTCGGGAGCTATGAACCGGTCATGCCGGCACTGGAAGACCTGCCCATTCACCGCGAACAGAATCCACTGGAAGCCGAAGAGGGCCAGAAGGTCTGGCGCTGCCGCATGTGCGGGTATATCCATTACGGAGACGAAGCGCCGGAAGCATGCCCCTACTGCTTCTTCCCTCAGTCGGCCTTCAAAGAGGTCGGCGCCGCGAACCAGCAGTCCTAA
- a CDS encoding phosphate ABC transporter ATP-binding protein produces the protein MKMSEVPAVKVELRNVRFDYGGAPILNGVTADFPAHCITAVVGPSGQGKTTLLMTLNRLWQEDRPTVGQLAGTVRIHLNGGLVDIYKDPYDLTWLRRRVAMVFQIPNPLPMSIYKNVAFPLKLAGEKRDHRMEERVQAALRQAFLWDEVKDRLHKDARELSGGQQQRLCIARALILKPEVLLLDEPTSSLDRRACEVIEALLAHLKESCTMVMVSHYLEQVRRIADRVMVMENGRLLAQDAA, from the coding sequence ATGAAGATGAGCGAGGTGCCTGCTGTAAAAGTCGAATTGAGAAACGTGCGGTTCGATTATGGCGGCGCACCGATTCTGAACGGTGTGACCGCCGATTTTCCCGCGCACTGCATTACTGCGGTTGTCGGGCCATCCGGCCAGGGCAAGACGACCCTCTTGATGACGCTCAATCGTTTGTGGCAGGAGGACCGGCCAACCGTTGGACAGTTGGCCGGAACAGTTCGCATCCATTTGAATGGTGGATTGGTGGACATCTATAAAGATCCTTACGACCTGACCTGGCTGCGTCGCCGCGTGGCCATGGTGTTTCAAATCCCGAATCCATTGCCGATGAGCATTTACAAGAACGTGGCCTTTCCCCTGAAGCTGGCTGGCGAAAAACGGGATCATCGGATGGAAGAGCGGGTGCAGGCGGCATTGCGGCAGGCCTTCTTGTGGGACGAAGTCAAAGATCGTCTGCACAAGGACGCTCGTGAGCTTTCCGGGGGCCAGCAGCAACGTCTGTGCATCGCCCGGGCGCTGATTTTGAAACCCGAGGTGCTGCTGCTCGATGAGCCGACCTCTTCCCTGGACCGGCGGGCATGTGAAGTTATCGAGGCGCTGCTGGCCCACCTGAAGGAATCGTGTACGATGGTGATGGTTTCGCACTACTTGGAGCAGGTGCGGCGGATCGCCGATCGGGTGATGGTCATGGAAAACGGACGGCTGCTGGCCCAAGACGCCGCATGA
- the proB gene encoding glutamate 5-kinase, which yields MPIQRLKSARRVVVKVGSNVLTAADGLNMAAVASLSSQISALIDRGLEVLFVSSGAMASGLRKLGLTKRPDEIPKRQAIAAVGQSGLMNAYENAFAEHAKRVAQILLTSDDLSNRKRYLNARNTLNTLLEWKVVPIINENDTIMVEEIKLGDNDNLAAMIALLMDADFLISLTDIDGLYTKDPRTQPDARLIPHVSVYNKEIELYASDIPGALGRGGMLSKIKAAKKVNAAGVPMIIAKGDKPDILLKLFSGEAHGTYFEPRRKKLNRRKCWIAYTLTPKGALTIDSGAEQAVHHRGKSLLPSGIVSVTGDFREGAPVAIRNSSDETIGVGLVNYSAADIRAIQGMKTQQIKARLGGKPYDEVIHRDNLVITAGDE from the coding sequence ATGCCGATTCAACGTCTCAAATCCGCAAGAAGGGTGGTCGTCAAAGTGGGCAGCAATGTCCTGACGGCCGCCGACGGCCTCAACATGGCGGCCGTCGCATCCCTTTCCTCTCAAATCAGCGCCCTCATCGACCGTGGCTTGGAAGTGCTGTTCGTCTCCTCCGGCGCCATGGCCTCGGGGCTGCGCAAACTGGGGCTCACCAAACGGCCCGACGAGATTCCCAAGCGCCAGGCCATCGCCGCAGTGGGACAGAGCGGCCTGATGAACGCCTATGAGAACGCCTTCGCCGAACACGCCAAACGCGTGGCCCAGATCCTGCTGACCAGCGACGACCTGAGCAATCGTAAACGCTATCTCAATGCGCGCAACACCCTCAACACCCTGCTCGAATGGAAGGTGGTCCCCATCATCAACGAAAACGACACCATCATGGTCGAGGAGATCAAGCTGGGGGACAACGACAACCTGGCCGCCATGATCGCCCTGTTGATGGACGCCGATTTTCTCATCAGCCTCACCGATATCGACGGCCTCTACACCAAGGACCCGCGCACCCAACCCGATGCCCGCCTCATCCCGCATGTGTCGGTCTACAACAAAGAAATCGAACTGTATGCCAGCGACATCCCCGGCGCCTTGGGCCGAGGCGGCATGCTGAGTAAAATCAAGGCGGCCAAAAAGGTCAACGCGGCCGGCGTGCCCATGATCATCGCCAAGGGCGACAAACCCGATATCCTGCTGAAGCTCTTTTCGGGCGAGGCGCACGGCACCTATTTCGAGCCACGCCGGAAAAAGCTGAACCGCCGCAAATGCTGGATCGCCTACACCCTCACGCCCAAAGGCGCGCTCACCATCGACAGCGGGGCCGAACAGGCCGTGCACCATCGCGGCAAGAGCCTGCTGCCCAGTGGCATTGTCTCGGTCACGGGGGATTTCCGGGAAGGTGCGCCGGTGGCCATCAGGAATTCAAGCGATGAGACCATCGGCGTCGGATTGGTCAATTACAGTGCGGCCGACATCCGGGCCATCCAAGGCATGAAGACCCAGCAGATCAAGGCCCGCCTCGGCGGAAAGCCTTACGACGAGGTGATCCACCGGGACAACCTGGTGATCACGGCCGGCGACGAATAG
- a CDS encoding 4Fe-4S dicluster domain-containing protein produces the protein MALEASFSGYQNLVERLNRFPQGAPPSEQLFRILKLLFSEEEARLVALLPIRVFTAEQAARAWGLDDATTRKKLDDLCDRALLVDFEEAGRTTYCLPPPMAGFFEFSMMRVRGDIDQKALAELLYRYINVEEDFAKALFARGQTQLGRVFVDEGQLPDAFTLEVLDYERLSRVIDTASHIGVSLCYCRHKMAYLGHACDAPREICLTFNLVAASLIRHGNARPVDVIEAKDMVQRAQAHHLVQFGENVREKVCFVCNCCKCCCEGMIAARRFATFHPVQTTNYLPAIDAGQCTGCGQCTQWCPVEAIVLTPDEADNRKRPKAVLNSDICLGCGVCARACPSDAITMMARFRRVVTPVNTAHRVLLMAIERNTLPHVLISNQVMRSYRSLAAFLGAIFSLPPTKRLLAGRQLQSRYLAAMIEKLHWQPSITTPKESTQDPKEGQPKCSTFA, from the coding sequence ATGGCATTGGAGGCTTCCTTTTCAGGCTACCAGAACTTGGTGGAACGACTGAACCGGTTCCCCCAGGGCGCTCCGCCTTCCGAGCAGCTTTTCCGTATCCTAAAACTGCTCTTCAGCGAAGAAGAGGCTCGGTTGGTCGCCCTGTTGCCCATCCGGGTCTTCACGGCCGAGCAGGCCGCGCGCGCCTGGGGTCTGGATGATGCCACCACCCGGAAAAAGCTCGACGACCTGTGCGATCGGGCCCTGCTCGTGGATTTCGAGGAGGCGGGGCGAACCACCTACTGCCTGCCGCCGCCCATGGCCGGCTTCTTTGAATTCTCGATGATGCGGGTACGCGGCGATATCGACCAGAAGGCTCTTGCCGAATTGCTCTATCGCTACATCAACGTCGAGGAGGATTTTGCCAAGGCCCTGTTTGCCCGGGGGCAAACGCAATTGGGTCGCGTATTTGTCGATGAGGGTCAACTGCCCGATGCCTTCACTCTCGAAGTGCTCGATTACGAACGCTTGTCCCGCGTGATCGACACGGCATCGCACATCGGCGTCAGTTTGTGCTACTGCCGGCATAAAATGGCCTACCTCGGCCATGCGTGCGACGCCCCGCGGGAAATTTGCCTCACTTTCAATCTGGTCGCCGCATCCCTTATCCGGCACGGCAACGCGCGACCGGTGGACGTGATCGAGGCGAAGGATATGGTGCAGCGCGCCCAGGCCCACCACCTCGTTCAGTTCGGCGAAAACGTCCGCGAAAAAGTCTGCTTCGTCTGCAACTGCTGCAAATGCTGCTGTGAAGGCATGATCGCGGCACGCCGCTTCGCCACGTTTCATCCGGTCCAAACAACCAACTATTTGCCCGCCATCGATGCCGGGCAATGCACCGGCTGCGGCCAATGCACGCAATGGTGTCCGGTGGAGGCCATCGTCCTGACCCCGGACGAGGCCGACAATCGCAAACGGCCCAAAGCGGTGCTCAACAGCGACATCTGTCTCGGATGCGGTGTCTGTGCCCGGGCCTGCCCGTCCGACGCCATCACGATGATGGCCCGGTTCCGGCGTGTGGTGACGCCGGTCAACACCGCCCACCGGGTGCTGCTCATGGCCATCGAACGCAACACCCTGCCCCATGTACTGATCAGCAACCAGGTGATGCGAAGCTATCGCTCCCTGGCCGCATTTCTGGGCGCCATCTTCAGTCTGCCACCGACCAAGCGCCTCCTGGCCGGCCGACAACTCCAGTCCCGCTACCTGGCCGCCATGATCGAAAAACTCCATTGGCAACCGTCCATAACGACACCAAAGGAGTCAACCCAAGACCCAAAGGAAGGACAACCGAAATGCTCGACTTTCGCCTGA
- a CDS encoding ASKHA domain-containing protein, giving the protein MSNVRVTFLPNDITIEVPQGEILLRAAMAAGVHINASCGGEGICGKCRVIIEEGPTESEPTEKITPEDRARGYRLACKTRVTGDVRVRIPVESAVDISALLRKSPRQTATVRQIGFTEIKEQGLFVPAVEKRYLELTPPDAQDHLPDVTRLVNHLRIHHDEHGLEVELPVIRKIPSAFREQDFKVTVTLARPVRESGKTQIINVQAGDTTGQHYAVAMDIGTTTIYGQLVDLNTGEVLAEHGEFNGQISYGEDVITRIMFAEKGPDGLQTLHRVVIDTVNKVIAKIVKQSKVTRENISLITLAGNTTMTQLLLAVEPRYIRRSPYVPTATIYPPIRATDLDIDLDSHVTALVYPQVSSYVGGDIVAGVMGCGMYRTEKLTLFMDIGTNAEVVIGNKDWMACAACSAGPAFEGGGIEFGMRAAKGAIEDFSINPETLEPMIATIGNVRPKGICGSGLITIVATLFENGVIDNQGKFDRDLKTDRIRENNNVYEYVLAYQESTQIDRDIVINEIDIENLIRAKGAIFSGCMTLLSEVGMDFDNVEQIILAGGFGSYVDLGRAMVIGLLPEVEPEKVVYVGNSSLLGARMSALTNSVRQEVVSVTNMMTSFELSETHSYMDHYYAALFLPHTDLNRFPKLTKRLQEQREMIARIRAGEGK; this is encoded by the coding sequence ATGAGTAACGTTCGCGTCACATTCTTGCCCAACGACATCACCATCGAAGTCCCACAGGGAGAAATTTTGCTGCGGGCCGCCATGGCTGCTGGTGTCCATATCAATGCCTCGTGCGGCGGTGAAGGCATATGCGGGAAATGTCGGGTGATCATCGAAGAAGGGCCGACCGAGAGCGAGCCTACGGAAAAAATCACCCCGGAAGATCGTGCGCGCGGTTATCGGCTGGCGTGCAAGACCCGTGTCACCGGTGATGTCCGGGTACGGATACCGGTGGAGTCGGCCGTCGACATATCGGCCTTGTTGCGCAAGTCGCCCCGTCAGACCGCAACGGTCCGACAGATCGGATTCACCGAGATCAAGGAGCAGGGCCTTTTCGTGCCAGCCGTAGAAAAACGCTACCTGGAACTGACTCCGCCGGACGCACAGGATCACCTGCCCGACGTCACCCGCCTGGTCAACCATCTGCGGATCCACCATGACGAGCATGGCCTCGAAGTCGAGCTGCCGGTGATCCGCAAGATACCGTCGGCTTTTCGTGAGCAGGATTTCAAGGTGACCGTGACCCTGGCCCGGCCGGTGCGTGAATCGGGAAAGACCCAGATCATCAATGTACAGGCCGGCGACACCACCGGACAACATTATGCCGTGGCCATGGACATCGGCACGACGACGATCTACGGGCAACTGGTCGATCTGAACACCGGCGAGGTGCTTGCCGAGCATGGTGAATTCAACGGCCAGATCAGCTATGGCGAGGATGTGATCACGCGCATCATGTTTGCCGAGAAAGGGCCGGATGGCTTGCAGACCCTTCACCGTGTGGTCATCGACACCGTCAACAAGGTGATCGCTAAGATCGTCAAGCAGTCCAAGGTGACGCGCGAGAACATCTCCTTGATCACGTTGGCCGGCAACACCACCATGACCCAGTTGCTCCTGGCCGTGGAGCCGCGTTATATTCGGCGATCGCCATACGTGCCCACCGCCACCATCTATCCGCCCATCCGCGCCACCGATCTGGACATTGATCTGGATTCCCATGTGACCGCCCTGGTCTACCCCCAGGTGTCGAGTTACGTGGGCGGCGACATCGTGGCCGGCGTGATGGGTTGCGGCATGTACCGCACCGAAAAGTTGACCCTGTTCATGGATATCGGCACCAATGCCGAAGTGGTCATCGGTAACAAGGATTGGATGGCCTGTGCGGCTTGCAGCGCCGGCCCGGCCTTCGAAGGGGGCGGCATCGAATTCGGCATGCGGGCCGCCAAGGGCGCCATCGAGGACTTTTCCATCAACCCCGAGACCCTAGAACCCATGATCGCCACCATCGGCAACGTCCGGCCCAAGGGCATCTGCGGATCGGGCCTGATCACCATCGTGGCCACCCTGTTCGAAAACGGCGTGATCGACAATCAGGGTAAGTTCGATCGTGATCTGAAAACCGATCGTATCCGCGAAAACAACAATGTCTATGAATATGTGCTGGCCTACCAGGAGAGCACCCAGATCGATCGCGACATCGTGATCAACGAGATCGATATCGAAAACCTGATTCGCGCCAAGGGCGCCATCTTCAGTGGCTGCATGACGCTGTTGAGCGAAGTCGGCATGGATTTCGACAACGTGGAGCAGATCATTCTGGCCGGCGGATTCGGCAGCTATGTGGACCTTGGGCGGGCCATGGTGATCGGCCTGCTGCCCGAGGTCGAACCCGAGAAGGTAGTCTATGTGGGCAACAGTTCGCTGCTCGGTGCGCGCATGAGCGCGTTGACCAACAGTGTGCGTCAGGAGGTGGTCAGCGTGACCAACATGATGACCAGCTTCGAACTTTCAGAGACCCACTCTTACATGGACCATTACTACGCGGCGCTGTTTCTGCCCCACACGGATTTGAACCGGTTCCCGAAACTGACCAAACGCCTGCAGGAGCAGCGTGAAATGATCGCCCGGATACGCGCAGGGGAGGGAAAGTAA
- a CDS encoding histidinol-phosphatase, with translation MATIERVSIHGGHSGEFCSHAEDRLEEVVQAYADQGFAWVGLTEHMPPSADAYLYPEERQAGLTAAAMTERFGRYMDEARRLQRLYADRIEVLVGFETEATPGAITLAEQLIVVYAPDYIVGSVHHVEGIPFDYSEAEYRRAVEALGGMEALYCAYFDRQHELIERLKPQVVGHFDLIRLFDPMYRRNLMYPEVLKRIKCNLELIRDLGLILDYNVAALKKGAFEPYLSQPILNQAFYLRIPVVPGDDSHGVATVGLHLDEGIRVLAERGFNTRWRKPVRPSR, from the coding sequence ATGGCAACGATTGAACGGGTATCCATACATGGGGGGCATAGCGGCGAGTTCTGCAGCCACGCCGAAGACCGACTGGAGGAGGTGGTCCAGGCCTATGCCGACCAGGGGTTCGCGTGGGTGGGGTTGACCGAGCACATGCCGCCTAGCGCGGATGCCTATCTTTATCCCGAGGAGCGGCAGGCCGGGTTGACGGCGGCGGCCATGACCGAGCGTTTTGGCCGATATATGGACGAGGCCCGACGCCTGCAGCGGCTCTATGCCGATCGCATCGAAGTTCTGGTCGGTTTTGAGACCGAGGCCACTCCCGGCGCGATCACACTGGCTGAGCAACTGATCGTAGTGTATGCGCCGGATTACATCGTCGGCAGCGTTCACCACGTGGAGGGCATCCCCTTCGATTACAGCGAAGCCGAATACAGGCGGGCCGTCGAGGCACTCGGCGGCATGGAAGCGCTTTACTGCGCCTACTTCGATCGGCAGCACGAGCTCATCGAGCGGTTGAAACCCCAGGTGGTAGGGCACTTTGATCTGATTCGTCTTTTCGATCCGATGTATCGGCGCAACCTGATGTATCCGGAAGTGTTGAAGCGCATCAAGTGCAACCTGGAATTGATCCGCGACTTAGGGCTGATTCTCGATTACAATGTCGCGGCCTTGAAAAAAGGTGCGTTTGAACCCTACCTCAGCCAGCCGATCCTCAACCAGGCATTTTACCTGCGGATTCCGGTGGTGCCGGGCGACGATTCCCATGGGGTGGCCACCGTTGGATTGCATCTGGATGAAGGTATACGGGTATTGGCAGAGAGGGGCTTCAATACCCGCTGGCGCAAGCCGGTGCGCCCGTCCCGGTGA
- a CDS encoding PstA family ABC transporter permease yields MMRHTFKLFHIWVWGSTLLLLAATGTVIGFLLVRGWAGIGRELVFGETPVLAALMLQRPVFDGLFPAMVGTFALVLLSVGMALPVGLATGIYLAEYATGRLYFLLSLFFDILAGMPSIVVGLFGFSITIFLHHRFSGNIYPCLFISALSLAVLVLPYLIRTTQAALEAISPDLRLIGPSLGATRFQNIFHVLVPHSLKGLLSGILLAIGRCAEDTAVIMLTGVVVSAGIPKSLWGNFEALPFYIYYVSAQYADADELTRGYGAAIILLLLCAFLFGIAFWLQRRLSQRMFERV; encoded by the coding sequence ATGATGCGCCACACTTTTAAACTGTTTCATATCTGGGTGTGGGGCAGCACGCTCCTTCTTTTGGCTGCAACCGGTACGGTCATCGGATTTTTGTTGGTTCGGGGGTGGGCGGGTATCGGCCGGGAGCTCGTTTTTGGCGAGACACCGGTGCTGGCCGCGCTGATGCTTCAACGCCCGGTCTTCGATGGCCTTTTTCCGGCAATGGTTGGCACCTTCGCGCTGGTATTGCTTTCGGTGGGTATGGCCCTGCCGGTCGGCCTGGCGACCGGGATCTATCTGGCAGAATACGCCACGGGCCGCTTGTATTTCCTTCTCAGCCTGTTTTTTGACATCCTGGCCGGCATGCCTTCGATTGTTGTGGGGCTGTTCGGCTTTTCCATCACCATCTTCCTGCACCATCGCTTTTCCGGTAATATTTACCCTTGCCTGTTCATATCGGCGTTGTCGCTGGCGGTGCTGGTGTTGCCTTATCTCATCCGCACCACCCAGGCTGCATTGGAGGCGATCTCCCCCGATTTGCGATTGATCGGTCCCTCGTTGGGGGCGACACGATTTCAAAATATCTTTCATGTCCTGGTGCCGCATTCTTTGAAAGGTCTTTTGTCGGGGATTCTTCTGGCCATTGGCCGTTGCGCCGAAGACACCGCCGTGATCATGCTCACCGGCGTGGTGGTTTCGGCCGGTATACCGAAATCACTCTGGGGCAATTTCGAAGCCTTGCCTTTTTATATCTATTATGTGTCCGCACAATACGCTGACGCAGACGAGCTGACCCGCGGATACGGGGCCGCCATTATTTTGCTGTTGTTGTGCGCCTTTTTATTCGGTATCGCTTTTTGGCTGCAACGCAGATTGTCCCAACGCATGTTCGAGCGAGTATGA